In a genomic window of Flavobacteriales bacterium:
- a CDS encoding S9 family peptidase encodes MRAITFQLLTLALLPLTTAAQGPTIPVTDNLTVEGIPPLPASLVSEVRSYTEGRGASLAAWHPVRKEMLISTRFGNTSQLHQVKFPGGARMQITFYEDAVGGANYEPNGGRYFLFNKDAGGNEFSQLYRMDPDGRATLLTDGKRSQNGGGAWSRDGKRIAYSSTMRNGKDRDIRVMDPLDPATDRVVAENSGGGWGISDWSADDKQLLMGEGISVNESRIFLLDIATGAKTRLLPLKDERTTYRAIAWNAEGTGIFLTSNKDSEFNRLCFYDMKTKKLTPITAAIPWDVAGVEITHDRSRMAFTTNEDGLSKLYLLDTRTLAYEEVPGMPVGLIGGLSFTKDGRALGLTLTTYASTSDAFELDLASKKLLRWTESELGGMDVSGLRAPELVKWPSFDKRTISGYLYRPHAKFTGKRPVIINIHGGPEGQSRPGFQGRNKFFLNELGVAIIYPNVRGSSGYGKTFLDLDNGYKREESVKDIGALLDWIAAQPDLDADRVMVTGGSYGGYMTLAVSVLYADRIRCALDVVGISNFNTFLKNTEDYRRDLRRVEYGDERDPKMAAFLEGISPLNHAEKITKPLFIVQGGNDPRVPASEAVQMKDRIKEKGGTVWFLMANDEGHGFRKKGNSDFQFYATIAFVREHLLK; translated from the coding sequence ATGCGAGCCATCACCTTCCAACTCCTGACCCTTGCGCTTCTCCCGTTGACCACGGCGGCCCAAGGTCCCACCATCCCCGTCACCGATAACCTCACCGTCGAGGGCATCCCTCCATTGCCTGCCAGCCTGGTCAGCGAGGTGCGCTCCTACACGGAAGGACGAGGGGCCTCGCTCGCGGCTTGGCATCCCGTGCGCAAGGAGATGCTCATCAGCACGCGCTTCGGCAACACCAGTCAGCTGCACCAGGTGAAGTTCCCTGGCGGTGCGCGCATGCAGATCACGTTCTACGAGGATGCGGTCGGAGGCGCCAACTACGAGCCGAATGGAGGCCGTTACTTCCTCTTCAACAAGGATGCGGGCGGCAACGAGTTCAGCCAGCTCTACCGCATGGACCCGGATGGCAGGGCGACCCTGCTCACCGATGGCAAACGATCGCAGAACGGGGGAGGGGCGTGGAGCCGCGATGGCAAGCGCATCGCCTACAGCAGCACCATGCGCAACGGCAAGGACCGCGACATCCGCGTGATGGATCCCTTGGATCCGGCGACCGACCGCGTGGTGGCCGAGAACAGCGGCGGCGGCTGGGGCATCAGCGATTGGAGCGCCGATGACAAGCAGCTCCTGATGGGCGAAGGGATCTCCGTGAACGAGAGCCGCATCTTTCTGCTCGACATCGCCACCGGGGCGAAGACGCGTTTGCTTCCATTGAAGGACGAGCGCACCACCTACCGCGCCATCGCCTGGAACGCGGAGGGCACGGGCATCTTCCTCACGAGCAACAAGGACAGTGAGTTCAACCGGCTTTGCTTCTACGACATGAAGACGAAGAAGCTCACGCCCATCACGGCTGCGATACCGTGGGATGTGGCCGGCGTTGAGATCACGCATGACCGTTCGCGCATGGCCTTCACCACCAACGAGGACGGCCTCTCGAAGCTCTACCTCCTCGACACGCGCACGCTCGCTTACGAGGAAGTGCCTGGAATGCCTGTTGGCCTCATCGGCGGATTGAGCTTCACGAAGGACGGCCGGGCGCTCGGACTCACGCTCACCACCTACGCCAGCACGAGCGATGCGTTCGAGCTGGATCTGGCCAGCAAGAAGCTGCTCCGTTGGACGGAGAGCGAGCTCGGCGGCATGGATGTGAGCGGCCTGCGTGCGCCTGAGCTGGTGAAATGGCCTTCGTTCGACAAGCGCACGATCAGCGGCTACCTCTATCGGCCGCACGCGAAGTTCACCGGCAAGCGGCCCGTGATCATCAATATCCACGGCGGGCCCGAGGGGCAATCGCGTCCCGGCTTCCAAGGCCGCAACAAATTCTTCCTGAACGAGCTGGGCGTGGCCATCATCTACCCCAACGTGCGCGGATCCAGCGGCTACGGCAAGACCTTCCTCGATCTGGACAACGGTTACAAACGCGAGGAGAGCGTCAAGGACATCGGCGCGCTGCTCGACTGGATCGCGGCGCAGCCCGACCTCGATGCCGACCGCGTGATGGTGACCGGCGGCAGCTACGGCGGGTACATGACACTGGCCGTGAGCGTGCTCTACGCCGATCGCATCCGTTGCGCGCTCGATGTGGTGGGCATCAGCAACTTCAACACCTTCCTGAAGAACACCGAGGACTACCGCCGCGACCTGCGCCGCGTGGAGTACGGCGATGAACGTGATCCGAAGATGGCCGCCTTCCTCGAGGGCATCTCACCGCTCAATCACGCGGAGAAGATCACCAAGCCGCTCTTCATCGTGCAGGGCGGGAATGATCCGCGCGTGCCCGCCAGCGAGGCCGTGCAGATGAAGGACCGCATCAAGGAGAAGGGCGGTACCGTCTGGTTCCTCATGGCCAACGACGAGGGGCACGGCTTCCGCAAGAAGGGCAACAGCGATTTCCAGTTCTATGCGACGATCGCATTTGTCCGGGAGCATCTGCTGAAATGA
- a CDS encoding phosphatase PAP2 family protein — translation MVFSLFPLASTAQTAHHLQLGRELAITGAGLGVNGIGLLLRHQNSRKPAPEINPERVGAIDRWSTRQWHPRAHRASNVLFLGAVTASFAGGFLLQSSDRPFDAAAITAESFLLTSGLTSIAKELVRRPRPYRFNPDVPDAMHHPREDFVSFWSGHAANTAAVGFSLAALVQRSDASPEMKGAVWASAVAAPVCMGYLRMRAGKHFLTDVFVGAVVGTAVGLAVPYFHRESESDEEP, via the coding sequence TTGGTCTTTTCGTTGTTCCCGCTCGCCTCAACCGCCCAGACCGCGCACCACCTGCAGCTGGGACGCGAGCTGGCAATCACTGGCGCTGGACTGGGAGTGAACGGCATCGGCCTGCTGCTGCGCCACCAGAACTCCCGGAAGCCGGCACCCGAGATCAACCCGGAGCGCGTAGGTGCGATCGACAGATGGAGCACGCGGCAATGGCATCCGCGCGCGCATCGGGCGAGCAATGTCCTCTTCCTCGGCGCGGTCACTGCTTCGTTCGCGGGCGGCTTCCTGCTGCAAAGCAGCGATCGCCCCTTCGATGCCGCAGCCATCACGGCCGAGAGCTTCCTGCTCACCTCAGGGCTCACGAGCATCGCCAAAGAGCTGGTCCGCAGGCCACGCCCCTATCGCTTCAACCCGGATGTGCCGGACGCCATGCATCACCCACGGGAAGATTTCGTGAGCTTCTGGAGCGGGCACGCAGCCAACACCGCCGCCGTCGGATTCAGTTTGGCCGCGCTCGTGCAGCGTTCCGATGCATCTCCGGAGATGAAGGGCGCGGTCTGGGCCAGCGCGGTGGCTGCACCGGTCTGCATGGGCTACCTGCGCATGCGGGCCGGCAAGCATTTCCTCACCGATGTGTTCGTAGGCGCTGTGGTGGGCACGGCCGTGGGATTGGCGGTCCCCTACTTTCACCGCGAATCCGAATCGGACGAAGAACCATGA
- a CDS encoding DUF4920 domain-containing protein, with protein MKPLCTAFIAATIALACNNAPATAQDIHSYGARITADGAISTADLAKAMSTADSMAVKLECEIITSCVKKGCWMTVQMPNDQKMMVRFKDYGFFVPTKGLEGKRAVLQGYATKEVVDVATLRHYAEDAGKSKEEIEKITEPENNLMFLADGVLITF; from the coding sequence ATGAAGCCCCTCTGCACCGCTTTCATCGCCGCAACCATCGCACTGGCCTGCAACAATGCGCCTGCAACGGCGCAGGACATCCACAGCTACGGCGCCAGGATCACCGCTGATGGCGCCATCAGCACCGCCGACCTCGCCAAGGCCATGAGCACCGCCGACAGCATGGCCGTGAAGCTCGAGTGCGAGATCATCACCAGCTGCGTGAAGAAGGGCTGCTGGATGACCGTGCAGATGCCCAACGACCAGAAGATGATGGTGCGCTTCAAGGATTACGGCTTCTTCGTTCCCACCAAGGGCCTCGAGGGAAAGCGCGCCGTGCTGCAGGGCTACGCCACCAAGGAAGTGGTGGATGTGGCCACCCTGCGCCACTACGCAGAGGACGCGGGCAAGAGCAAGGAGGAGATCGAGAAGATCACCGAGCCCGAGAACAACCTCATGTTCCTCGCGGACGGCGTGCTGATCACCTTCTGA
- a CDS encoding PHB depolymerase family esterase, with the protein MPLRMNGLIKQGLCALAFLSGAHRAIGDAEGGKRAALVEVQSFGNNPGNLRMFVRAPHGAESLGGKRPMVMVLHGCGQDAESILKLSGWGAIADSAGAYLVLAQQKRSNNPMRCFNWYRQADALPGRGEVFSIAQMIEHAVARFPIDRARVSAYGVSAGAAMAVALAACHPDLLQQAAIVAGAPYGGVAKGDADRRPVVHPDALTPVQWAERVRQVALDPVDRYPRIVVVHGVRDPVADFGLARALVAQWTSVAGADSVPEAKERVDARAAVVRMSFRDSSGTEPVVLYRIEELGHRLAQDDEGRGGWNGKDIGFNSTRAIAREFGLMPQD; encoded by the coding sequence ATGCCATTGCGCATGAACGGACTGATCAAGCAAGGCCTTTGCGCACTCGCCTTTCTGTCAGGCGCGCACCGTGCGATCGGCGACGCAGAAGGAGGGAAGCGGGCCGCGCTGGTCGAGGTTCAATCTTTCGGCAACAACCCCGGCAACCTGCGCATGTTCGTGCGCGCGCCCCACGGAGCTGAATCGCTCGGAGGCAAGCGGCCCATGGTGATGGTGCTGCACGGCTGCGGGCAGGATGCCGAGTCGATCCTGAAGCTCAGCGGCTGGGGCGCCATAGCGGACAGCGCGGGCGCCTACCTCGTCCTCGCGCAGCAGAAGCGCAGCAACAACCCGATGCGCTGCTTCAATTGGTACCGGCAGGCCGACGCGCTCCCTGGGCGCGGCGAGGTATTCTCCATTGCGCAGATGATCGAGCATGCGGTTGCGCGTTTCCCGATCGATCGCGCGCGCGTGAGCGCTTACGGCGTTTCTGCGGGTGCGGCCATGGCGGTGGCCCTGGCGGCCTGCCATCCGGACCTGCTGCAGCAGGCCGCCATCGTGGCGGGTGCGCCGTATGGGGGAGTCGCGAAGGGCGATGCGGATCGAAGGCCGGTGGTGCATCCCGATGCGCTCACGCCGGTGCAGTGGGCCGAGCGTGTCCGTCAGGTAGCGCTCGATCCGGTTGATCGTTACCCGAGGATCGTGGTGGTTCATGGGGTCCGTGACCCGGTGGCCGATTTCGGGCTGGCGCGCGCGCTCGTGGCGCAATGGACGTCTGTTGCCGGGGCCGACAGCGTCCCCGAGGCCAAGGAACGGGTCGACGCGCGTGCTGCTGTGGTGCGCATGAGCTTCCGTGATTCATCGGGCACTGAGCCCGTGGTGCTCTACCGCATCGAGGAATTGGGCCATCGCCTGGCGCAGGATGATGAGGGCAGAGGCGGCTGGAACGGCAAGGACATCGGCTTCAACAGCACACGGGCGATCGCGCGCGAGTTCGGGCTGATGCCGCAGGACTAG